From a single Nostoc edaphicum CCNP1411 genomic region:
- a CDS encoding Hsp20/alpha crystallin family protein, with protein MALIRWEPFREMEILRRQMDQLFSELTAAERGNSDISSPSPRTAWVPAVELYDNGSEWLLRVEIPGVEAKDLDIQVTQDAVSITGEHRYEKHSQSNAKVHSEFRYGNFTRVIALPSKVQNQQVKADLKDGILILTLPKLEQEQSKVFKVNLGQSQSATASIEAGNGNTQPNITSQQSVQTA; from the coding sequence ATGGCACTCATTCGTTGGGAACCATTCCGTGAAATGGAGATTCTGCGTCGTCAAATGGATCAACTTTTCTCTGAGCTTACAGCAGCCGAGCGTGGCAACTCAGATATTTCTTCTCCATCACCTAGAACAGCATGGGTTCCTGCTGTTGAATTATACGACAATGGTTCAGAGTGGCTATTAAGAGTTGAGATTCCAGGCGTAGAAGCTAAAGACTTGGATATTCAAGTCACTCAAGATGCAGTTTCAATTACAGGTGAACATCGTTACGAAAAACATTCCCAATCTAATGCTAAAGTTCATTCTGAATTCCGGTATGGCAACTTCACCAGAGTAATTGCTCTACCAAGCAAAGTTCAGAATCAACAAGTTAAGGCAGACTTGAAAGATGGGATTTTAATTTTGACTTTACCCAAGCTTGAGCAAGAGCAAAGCAAGGTATTCAAAGTGAATTTAGGACAATCTCAAAGTGCTACAGCTTCTATAGAAGCCGGCAACGGTAACACACAACCCAACATTACATCACAGCAAAGTGTTCAAACTGCTTGA
- a CDS encoding vWA domain-containing protein, with product MIKTSYEFDQSILPTGSSLKTNILLRFRADIAESPRRNLNLSLVIDRSGSMAGAPLHHALKAAESVVDQLEPDDILSVVVYDDEVNSVVPPQAVTDKAALKNSIRKVRAGGITNLSGGWLKGCEHVKTRLDPQKINRVLLLTDGHANMGIQDPKVLTATSGQKAEEGITTTTLGFAQGFNEDLLIGMARAATGNFYFIQSIDEATEVFSIELDSLRAVVGQNLKVTLELADGVSLVDTLSLAKVTQNDAGQAVLTLGELYEGEDKLLGLSLEISSAQIGNLPVMKLHYSADVVQNNLIQSVSGTADIVAKVGTIEEAAFASTSHIILELSRLNIAKAKETGLNLAEHGRHEEAEQILRALVKDLRDKGLNENFEIAEEIDQLEYFAGRIAQKALGNAGRKEMRDQTYQTMTRNRSDLAGRGVTAGDEVYAMPIVNEVGSGVELYCVREGGKLRVKVMSEGYDSTKNVQFPRAIRAEGARYVVEGLELSTDATFYRVRGNITRFAQPGEADIFVAPRRSHPTNTGKASKGPASAADLPTTDTVGDSILVQCVKDGSKLRARVVSDGYEPDWNMRFPRSVREEGMLYVVDEVKTAPDGKSYIACGEIKRFVQPT from the coding sequence ATGATTAAGACAAGTTACGAATTTGACCAGTCTATCCTCCCCACAGGATCTTCATTAAAGACTAATATCCTGCTACGTTTTCGTGCTGATATAGCTGAATCTCCCCGACGTAACCTTAACCTTTCTCTTGTAATTGACCGTTCCGGCTCGATGGCCGGCGCTCCCTTGCATCACGCGCTCAAAGCCGCTGAGTCTGTGGTCGATCAACTTGAGCCAGATGACATTCTCTCAGTGGTTGTTTACGACGATGAAGTGAACAGTGTTGTACCACCCCAAGCTGTGACTGACAAGGCCGCACTGAAAAATTCTATCCGCAAGGTGAGAGCAGGTGGTATTACCAATTTATCAGGGGGATGGCTCAAAGGCTGTGAACACGTAAAGACACGACTTGATCCGCAAAAAATCAACCGTGTTCTCCTGCTTACCGATGGTCACGCCAATATGGGCATTCAAGACCCGAAGGTACTGACAGCGACATCGGGGCAAAAAGCTGAGGAAGGCATTACTACAACTACGTTAGGTTTTGCTCAGGGTTTTAATGAAGACCTGCTGATTGGGATGGCAAGAGCCGCCACGGGCAACTTCTACTTCATTCAAAGCATCGATGAAGCAACTGAAGTGTTTAGTATTGAGCTAGACAGTCTCAGAGCAGTAGTGGGACAGAATCTCAAGGTGACGCTGGAATTAGCTGATGGTGTCAGCCTTGTTGATACCTTAAGTCTTGCTAAAGTTACCCAGAATGACGCTGGTCAAGCTGTTCTCACCTTGGGAGAGCTTTACGAGGGTGAAGACAAACTTCTCGGCTTGAGTTTGGAGATATCAAGCGCTCAAATTGGTAATTTACCAGTAATGAAGTTGCATTACAGCGCCGATGTTGTGCAGAATAACCTGATTCAAAGCGTATCAGGTACAGCCGATATCGTCGCCAAAGTTGGCACCATTGAGGAAGCAGCTTTTGCTTCTACAAGCCATATCATTCTTGAACTGAGTCGCCTCAACATCGCTAAGGCCAAAGAGACAGGACTCAATCTAGCTGAACATGGCAGACATGAGGAAGCTGAACAAATCCTGCGTGCGCTGGTGAAAGATTTGCGGGATAAAGGGTTAAATGAGAATTTTGAAATTGCTGAAGAGATCGATCAGCTTGAGTATTTTGCAGGTCGCATCGCCCAAAAAGCTCTAGGCAATGCCGGACGGAAAGAGATGCGCGATCAGACTTACCAGACGATGACGCGCAATCGCAGCGATTTGGCGGGTCGCGGTGTCACTGCTGGCGATGAAGTGTACGCAATGCCGATTGTGAATGAAGTCGGTTCAGGTGTTGAATTGTACTGCGTTCGTGAAGGCGGTAAACTGCGGGTCAAGGTCATGTCCGAAGGCTACGATTCAACCAAAAACGTCCAATTTCCCCGCGCCATTCGTGCCGAGGGGGCACGCTATGTTGTTGAGGGATTGGAACTCTCAACTGATGCCACTTTCTACCGTGTACGTGGTAATATCACCCGTTTTGCTCAACCAGGTGAAGCAGATATTTTCGTTGCTCCTAGGCGATCGCATCCAACTAACACAGGCAAAGCTTCCAAAGGCCCAGCCAGTGCCGCCGATCTTCCCACAACTGACACTGTAGGGGACAGCATTTTAGTTCAGTGTGTTAAAGATGGCAGTAAGCTACGTGCTAGGGTAGTTTCCGACGGATATGAACCGGATTGGAACATGCGTTTTCCGCGATCGGTTCGCGAGGAAGGTATGCTTTACGTCGTTGATGAAGTCAAAACCGCACCCGATGGCAAGTCTTATATTGCCTGTGGTGAAATTAAGCGATTTGTCCAACCCACTTGA
- the gap gene encoding type I glyceraldehyde-3-phosphate dehydrogenase: MTKLKVGINGFGRIGRLVLRAGIDNPNIEFVGINDLVPPDNLAYLLKYDSTHGKLKHKVEAKEDGILIDGHFIPCVSVRNPAELPWGKSGADYVVEATGLFTDYEGAANHLKAGAKRVVISAPTKDPDRVTTLLMGVNHHLFDPGKDIIVSNASCTTNCLAPIAKVINDNFGLTEGLMTTVHAMTATQPTVDGPSKKDWRGGRGASQNIIPSSTGAAKAVALVLPELKGRLTGMALRVPTPDVSVVDLTFKTAKATSYKEICAAMKEAAAGSLAGILGYTDEEVVSTDFQGDTHSSIFDAGAGIELNSNFFKVIAWYDNEWGYSNRVIDLMLSMSQKEKLAPTAAVV; encoded by the coding sequence TTGACTAAATTGAAAGTTGGTATCAATGGCTTCGGTCGAATTGGGCGACTTGTGCTTCGCGCCGGCATCGATAACCCCAATATCGAGTTTGTGGGCATTAACGATCTAGTACCACCAGATAACCTCGCTTATCTATTAAAGTACGATTCAACCCACGGTAAATTAAAGCACAAGGTTGAAGCTAAGGAAGACGGCATTCTGATTGACGGACATTTCATTCCTTGTGTGTCAGTTAGAAATCCAGCAGAGTTACCTTGGGGAAAATCAGGTGCAGATTATGTCGTGGAAGCGACCGGACTCTTCACCGACTACGAAGGAGCTGCAAACCATCTGAAGGCAGGTGCAAAGCGAGTGGTAATTTCCGCTCCCACCAAAGATCCAGATAGAGTTACTACCCTGTTAATGGGTGTCAATCATCACCTATTTGATCCTGGCAAGGATATCATTGTCTCCAATGCTAGCTGCACTACAAACTGCCTAGCTCCCATCGCTAAGGTCATCAATGACAATTTTGGGTTGACTGAAGGGTTGATGACCACAGTTCACGCCATGACTGCCACTCAGCCAACTGTAGACGGGCCCAGCAAGAAAGACTGGCGGGGTGGTCGAGGTGCATCCCAAAATATTATTCCCTCCTCCACAGGCGCAGCAAAAGCCGTGGCACTGGTTTTACCAGAATTGAAGGGCAGGTTAACTGGGATGGCATTACGAGTTCCGACTCCCGATGTCTCTGTAGTTGATTTAACTTTCAAAACTGCCAAAGCCACCAGTTACAAGGAAATCTGTGCTGCCATGAAGGAGGCTGCCGCAGGTTCACTAGCCGGTATTTTGGGTTACACAGACGAAGAAGTAGTTTCCACAGATTTTCAAGGAGATACCCATTCCAGTATCTTCGATGCAGGTGCTGGGATTGAGTTGAACTCCAACTTCTTCAAGGTAATTGCCTGGTATGACAACGAGTGGGGCTACTCGAATCGCGTGATTGACCTAATGTTGTCTATGTCACAGAAGGAAAAACTCGCACCGACAGCGGCTGTGGTTTGA
- a CDS encoding Rieske (2Fe-2S) protein, with protein MSWTKVLAVAALSPGAREVVKVGNRKILLLNHENQLYAVDNTCPHLKLPLKSGKINESGAIVCSFHRSAFDLRTGEVKDWCSWPPGVGKVLSLVSQPKALPVFPIRVEEGSIWVDVQEE; from the coding sequence ATGAGTTGGACTAAAGTTCTTGCAGTCGCAGCACTTTCCCCAGGTGCGCGAGAAGTGGTGAAAGTTGGGAACCGGAAAATTCTGCTTTTGAATCACGAAAATCAGCTTTATGCTGTAGATAACACCTGTCCTCACTTAAAATTGCCTCTGAAAAGTGGCAAAATCAATGAAAGTGGGGCAATTGTTTGTTCTTTCCATCGCAGTGCTTTTGACCTGCGGACTGGTGAGGTAAAAGACTGGTGTTCCTGGCCACCTGGTGTAGGTAAGGTACTGTCGTTGGTTTCACAACCAAAGGCACTACCAGTGTTTCCAATTCGTGTGGAAGAAGGTAGCATCTGGGTTGATGTACAAGAGGAATAG